The Athene noctua chromosome 16, bAthNoc1.hap1.1, whole genome shotgun sequence genomic interval GAAGGACCTGTGACAGGGATTTTTTCTGGATATGTTAATTCTATGCTGCAAGAATATGCAAAGAATCCATCTGTTAACTGGAAGCACAAGGATGCAGCTATTTACCTTGTTACATCTTTGGCATCCAAAGCTCAAACACAGAAGGTACTTTTACATTCTATTCATTTTCATCCATATGCATTCAAATATTATAGTGTACATGAGGACTGCAGTTCATTTTACGCTGCTTCAGAATGGGAGTAACTGTATTTGTAGTAGTTAAATGTTGATGAGATTAAAAGTTGTCCATTGTATAAACCTGTCACAGTTGGTAATTTGGTGGTATGTGATCTTCAGATAGGTTAGGCAAAGTCAACAATCATGTGTGAACAATTGGGCAGGTTTTACTAGCATGTGTGAAGCAGtcatagaaagaaagaaaattagctTGGGTCTAGAGGCTCTGAACTTTTAAATGGTACTAAGTCAGAGTTTGTAAACTGTGGAAGCTCAAGTTTAGCTTCACAGATGAAAATCAGAAGTGTTAAGCAGACAAGAAGGAATTTAAATGACTCTTACAGTTCTTGCCCTTTTATTTCCCAATATTTCCTGTTATTTGAGTGTTTATGATTTGGAAATGGCATGTGAATGCTAATGGTGGCTGGAAATGGATCTCATCACTTGTCTGGGAGAAAGCAACTAACAGGCTCGATAGATTGAAAAACCATACCAGAGCTAAACTGCAGTTGGAAACAGTAACATTGTATCAAATGTCCTATGGAACAGATCTTAATatactaataaatattttaaatgttattacaGTTCAAATCTCAGTGGCTTTACAAGACAGATTTGAAGCAAACATAGTACAATGTGTTGTATGGCATCTTCATGCAATTTTGCTGAAGGTTCTCAGTCTTTTCCTGAAACTCTAGTTGTATACTGCTGCACAGCATTTGCTAGTAAGTGATGCATAATGTGAACCAGAGTCTTCTAGCGATTAGAAAATGGTGAAGTTGTACAACTTTCTGTGCTTTCAGTGGCAAATATGGAATTACATCACTTAGAACAACTGATTGATAAATATCcatctgaaaatcctcatttaaAAATTAGTTGCATTTTTCGTAAGAGAAAACAGTAGTCATTATTTTGCTGCTCTAGTTCAGAATTGGAGTTTGAGTCCTAAACCCTTCCTTTTTAAAAGGCCTATCACAAAAAAAAGTGTCTAGTTAGTAAGACACTGATATTTTATATCTAAAATTTTGCTTGACTATTACTGTATTATGTGCTATTGTTCCTCCACTCGGGACTGGTAACTTTGAACCTCAGTAGTGCTACAGCTGAAACCTAGACactaaaaaattaagaaaaagaaatcaggtgGCTGTGTGTTAAAGATGCAGTTTCCAACAATCTCATCACATGCATGCACACTTTAGATTCCTTTTGTTAAGAGGACATAAAAATGAGTAAGAAAACTAGCTGAATGTTAACATCTAAAGCCAGacttgctttgggttttgtttttctagcatGGAATAACACAAGCCAATGAACTTGTTAATCTGACGGAATTCTTTGTGAATCACATTCAACCTGACTTAAAGTCTGCTAGTGGTAAGTTGATGTTAATTTTGATATGGCATTTTTTTGTGATATATCTACAACCTTGACAGTGACCATTGTTTCTTAAGGCTCAAGCACTCCTATATCAGCATAATCTCTGAGACAGAAGACTTAACACCTGGCATGTGGGAAGTAATTCAAATATGTTTGGCCTGCAGTGAATGAACTATTTAAACAAAGGTGGATTACCACATGCTAACTGCAAGGTCAGAGCATGTACACACACGATTGCTATCAGCTACATGCTTAAACTTGTCCAATCAAAGTAACTTGATTTCTGTATTTGAGACCTTGAGGAAAACTTCTATACTACACAAAACATGAGAAGTTAAAATACTGAAGGCTACGTCGTAGCTTCTATCAGCCCATATTGATGAGATGATGGATGTCTAGATTTAAGccacataatttattttatgcttCAGCAATATTTCGAACGTAGTGCCTTGTCTTGGAATATATAATTGGAGGGTGTTAAAGTTAGAGCCAGAAGGAGAaatttcatgtgaaaagagttggACTGTACACTTAATGGGACTGGGGTGTGATTTGTACCTAAAACTGGTATTCTGTCTAACAGTGCccatacagaaatgcagaaactAAACTAATTGTGTGTAttatttttgaggggaaaaatcaTGACTTAATGTCACCTCTCTATATAGTATCTATTCAGGAATcacattatattaaaaatatcaacaaaattTGCATGTTTTTCTATTGCAGTGAATGAATTCCCTGTGCTAAAAGCAGATGGTATCAAATATATCATGATTTTTAGAAACCAAGTAAGTTTTTCTTTTAGTCTTATGGTAAAAACATATTGTAGTTTGCTACTTTATACTTGCCATGCCTAATTTATCTTGGCCATATGTTAACTCAACAGGTGTTTGATAGTCATGTATTACACTTCATGCTGAATTTTTAGTTTTGAAAGTAAATTATATTGTTATAAATATCCAATTAACATGTAGTCTGTATGCTATCCATATGCTGTGGGAGCACTGAACATCTTAGTGTGCTTAGTTCTGTGACACACTCAGACTTTTCCAAGTGAATGTTAGTCCAAATATACTTGATTGCTCGTATCATTGCAGTAATTGTTAGAGTACAGCAACTTTGTCCTTTGCCTTTACTGATTTGTGAGAtgcagtaagaaaataaattattttgaaattttagaTTACCTTTATTCATCTCTTATGAAAtacctgtggttttttttaaaaaaaaccctttgattttttttttttttttaattgtctgttAAGACAAAGTAAAATGGAAGAGAGACATGCGTTAGGAATATATGCACTTACTGCCAATCAAATGTAATGTTAGTGTTCGGGGGAAGTATACAGGCAATGACAGAAATAAGTATGTCTTGGTTTTCAAGGTGTGATCTAACAACTGGAGGAGCCTTCGAAAATTTCTTCCTTTACCAGACTTTCATTTCGTACCTGATGAGCTCAGAGTGGTTATGCTGTAGTGTTGAAccatttgtattttatgtaacaTATGTATAATTTGTTGCTATATTTTTGTAGGTATCTAAAGAACAACTGTTGGTATCTATTCCTCTCTTAATCAACCATCTTCAAGCAGAAAGTATTGTGGTCCATACTTATGCAGCCCATGCTCTTGAAAGACTGTTTACCATGAGGGGGACAAATAATACTACCCTGTAAGTTTTCAAGCAGAAATAAGTTCATTGCTATATAGGTTTGTCCATTAAGGATGAGAAATACCTGTGGgggtcttttctttcttttttctttacaatactGTAAAATGCTTGAAGCTTATTAATATCTTTAATGATTAAAGAGCTGTGTTTTACTTAACAGCATTACAGCTGCAGAAATGGTGCCATTTGTAGAAGTGCTATTAACAAACCTTTTTAAAGCGCTGACGCTTCCTGGCTCATCTGAGAATGAATACATTATGAAAGGTAAATGCTTTATGAGCTCTGCAATGTAAGAGTAACTTTGTTAAATTGAGTTAAAGGCTTATAGTTACAAGCTACTGAAATGCTATTTGAAAAACCTAATTTATGCAAACGTGCTAGAGGTATATGCAGCCTGCAGTTATTTACCAGGCTGTATTAAGCCATCTTTGACAAAATTTATGGTACCAAAGAGGAACACTAAACATAATGGTATTGTGATAAATTATTTCTCAAATGGTAGTCTCTGTAACCTGGACAGCTTCCTGAGCAGTGTCAGTAGGACATCTGAGTGGGTTACAGCTAATAGTATGCTAAAATTTGAAGCTTGTCCAAGATAAATGATGTTTTTTGCAAAGTTGTTTAATCCTTTGTGCTCCATCTATAGGATCGGGATAATGAGGCTTTACTTTATCTTTTGTCATGATTATAGATTGATTGCTCTTGCAGCAGGTGCTCTTTCTTACTGTGCCTAATTCCTTGGGATCCAATTTAATAGTAAAAGGTAAAGGATTTAGGTGTATGATGGATGACAGAAGTGTATGTTTGTCTCCAGAAGATAATACTTTCAATTTATTTGCAGCTATCATGAGGAGTTTTTCTCTGCTACAGGAATCCATAATTCCATACATCCCTTCTGTCATCACACAGCTTACACAGAAACTGCTGGCTGTCAGTAAGGTAAAGAAACAGGCTGAGCAAAATGTTCACTTTTTTCTGACTAGAAAAAGTTAAAGAAGCCTTCCAGGGAAGTACTGTCTTTCCTGTAGGACATTCTTTCAAATCATTCCCCCCTGCTCTCATCTGAAATCCGGAAAAAAGCATATGAAATGTTTTTGTAATACTGGTTTATTCTAGTATATATGTTTGCTTGAGCAGAGACCACCATTACAATAATCTGTTTTTCTCGtaacttttttattctttgtcCATGAAGGTTCTGAGGATAATATTAAATTTAGGCACTGAAATATGggattaaattaaataaatcaccCTCCTGTTCTTGGTGGGTAGAAGTCTCTTAGTTTTTTGTTCAGGCTGGGCTAATATTCTTGAACATTAGGGCATGCTTTGGAATACCTTCATCAGCTATCCAGAAACCTTCTACTGTGTATAGTTTAAATTTAGCTGCAGAGTGTACGAAGTGTTCAATAAAGAATTGACTAGACACTTTCAGGATTGAAAAagaattttcttcccctttttgttTCGTGATACTTTAACTGCTTGCTAGTTTATGCAGAGCTTCTGAAAAACACttgtcttcaaaatatttataaaaaccaCCCCTCCTTTATGCTTTAAAGGTTTGTTTTATCTatggaattaattttattagCATATTAATAAATAAGCAATAATTATGCTTATTCACAATAGCTGCTTTAGACTTtagttgaaattttaaaaattgctaaatATGTGACTTGGTTGCAAGTTTGGGTTGATTTACCtgtttataatttgtttttaGAATCCAAGCAAGCCTCACTTTAACCATTACATGTTTGAATCAATATGCTTGTCGATAAGGATAACATGCAAAGCAAACCCTGATGCAGTTGGAAGCTTTGAAGAGGCTTTGTTTATGGTGTTCACTGAGATACTACAGAATGATGTGCAAGGTAAATTAAAATCAGTAAGTGCTCGTGTGCTCTCTATACTATAGTCGGTTGCTGTGATTTACCTCCTGGCAATTTTTCTGTAACACAGGAAATTCAAGTGAGAACATAGCATGTTCACAGTCCTAATAAACATTTTCAGGAAGTGACTGTCTCTTTCCATGGGTACATCAACTgtattaacttatttttaaaacaagctgTATTTTTTAAGTATCTAACAATCACTACTCCAAAGCCTCTTTATTATTCTTAATTATATTGCCTTGTTTCTAGTAGTTTGTTTTCCATGTTCCAAAACATGGAAATAGAAATTGTATGTATACAATGCTTGTAAACGTTTTGATCAATTAAATTTGGGAAGTGATAATATTTCTCCAAGGTTTTATTTGTTGGATTCTTTGTGTTAATATCATAAAATTGTCGTTTCAGTCAGTAGATACGTGGTTCCTAGGAACTGACAGTGACCATATTGCTGAATTTGGAAATGTCATAATTTCTTTTCCAGAGTTCATTCCATATGTGTTTCAAGTGATGTCCCTACTTCTAGAAATGCATAAAAATGAAATCCCATCATCCTATATGGCATTGTTTCCTCATCTACTTCAGCCAGTATTATGGGAAAGGACAGGAAACATTCCTCCTTTGGTCCGACTCCTGCAGGCTTATTTAGAGCGGGGTGCCAATACAAtagcaagtgctgctgctgacaAAATTGTAAGTTGGATTGATTTAGTCTCAGTGTATGCCTCTAGACATGTTGATTTAAGTTCAAAGATTATGAGGAACTTTTTCCTTTAGCGAATAGCTGAGTTTGTGCAGATTTTTTGCTTGTACTTAAAATTAATGGTGCTTATgtagaaagacaaaaaataatacGAATGCAGACTTTTTGGATGATTTTTCATTATGTGGATATGATAAATGCTTTTGTCAATGATGATGTAAAATTCCTGCACTTAGTTTTTGCAAGCAGGTAAGTTTCCACAATTTTCCTGTCTCATTTGTGTCATATTGAACACTGTGGATCAGGAAAACTCAGAGGTTCTGTTCAGAACAGTCTTGAGAAGAGTGAGTGAGGAGGAGGCAAAATGTTGAGAGAACAGAGGATTAGTGAATTCAGTGGGAGATTTATTCTGCATACTTAACTTCTGTTATTTCTGCTGCATGATCTGTTATAGTCAGACTTGATTAGACAATGCCATTGATGACGCAGACATGCATGTTCAAATTGGCTTTGGTGTTCATTTCATCAAGGTTAATCTTAATGCTCAAAGGAACATCACTTGATCCTGACAGAAATCTGTCTTCCTTGTCCTTAACTGCAGAAAAGGAATCCTGGTTTCAGTTATGACAGCTTTTACCTTAGTGTGTGCCTTAGATGGTAAGGGCCAACTTTTTGGTAGATCACATATGGCAAACTGTTATACAGAGTTTTATATTTGCTTTGCTTACAGCCTGGATTGTTAGGTGTGTTCCAGAAGTTGATTGCCTCTAAAGCTAATGACCATCAAGGATTCTATCTTCTAAACAGTATTATAGAGCATATGCCTCCGTGAGTATGAGTTGAAAttacattcaaaattaatttctgtagaTTTTAATGTTCGCTATGTTTGTACACTTCATAGTTAATGTTTAACAACTGAAAAAGTCACATTTATTCAGATTTGAACAATTCACACATGTTTTTGTGAAGTGACACTATTAAAATCTTAGTATGAATTGAATAACTATTCTTTTAAATTTCCAGTGAATCAGTTGACCAGTACAGGAAACAGATCTTCATTCTACTATTCCAAAGACTTCAAAATTCCAAAACAACAAAATTTATTAAAAGTAAGTTCCTTGCTATATGACAAGCTTCAGTGCAGGTAATGCCAACAGTTTAGAACATGCAGCTGTACTGAAGAAGTGTCCTATCATTTCCTGTGATTATGTGGATGAAGGGACATCAATGACTTGCTTCAAATTATTTGGGTAATCAAGGGTGGCATATAGGGCAGTTGCCGTAGCAGGTGACACTTAGTTCGTGAAGACTGAAGGAATGGAACTAAAATAAGGGAAGAGACTTCTGTATTCCTCTTACTTTCTTACCCTGAGGGATATTGTTAATTATCTGAAAGTGTCTTCATTTAATCTTCAACTAATACCAGCAAACATTCTCTCTCACACAACACAGTAATATTGACCACACTTCCTTTTGTTCCATATAGTTGTGTTATTACTGTTAAATATTCCATGCATTTGTGTCATTTTGCCTTAATATGACTTAAGTTATTGATAACATTAAATGTTAAACTAGCAAAGCCGTGACATTACTGAAATACAGATTCTGGTTATTCCTGCTGTAACAGGAAGATTATTGTGATattgattaaattattttaatgatggTAACATTATACAAATTATGCAATGCCTATTACTTAATCCTGTCAAATCTGGTTAATGCCAGCTGATAGGAGCAAGAATGATAGGATTGCTTATAGTGGTTTTTCACAAACAAAATCTAAGTGGTGCTTTTAATGCAGTCCATCTGTGCTCTGGTACAAAGGCCATGCAAAGGGATACACAACTGATCTGAAAAACTGCATAGCATGAAGTTTTAGTTAAAAGCATTGAAGAGTTCTTTTGGTCTGTGATCTGAAAAATTTGCAAATGACTTTTCTAGTGCTTTGTAACTGCTATAAGTAGAAAAAGGACTGAATCTTGTCTTGGTTGTCTTACCACCATGTTTTAGTGTGGTGCAGTGAATGAAAACATCAGCAGTTTTTAGACAAACTTCAGGGTAGCAACTTCACTAAAACTGAACATTGTGCCATTTTTATCCccttgaaaaacaaaagaataGCTTTAAAGTCAGAAGCAAAATACATTCTAATGAGTTTTAATTTGACCTTTTTCTGGTTACAGGTTTCCTAGTCTTCATTAACTTGTACTGCATAAAATATGGGGCATTAGCTCTGCAGGAAATATTTGACAGCATACAGCCAAAGTTagtatgattttatttatttatgtaagactgctgtgtaatttttctctttaaaagcagGAAATAGTTATCTCCTCTAGCTAAAATTGGAAACTGCTTTTGTCACTAATTTGACTAGCTGAATGTTTCTTCTAATGTGGTTGATTTATTTGACTAGCCATTTTTCTTGTTCTGATTTGCTGCCCACAGTTCCTCATTGGTAGTTCAATATATTAATCTCCTAAGCagatcataaaaatgaaagaggGGAAGAGTGATGTTTTtatgcttttttggttttgaaaagttTGTATGCTTAAATTTCTACCAGGCATCCACTGTGACAGGGCAGCATCTTAACAAATTAtctggttttctctttttcctagtgattcatattttttctgtttccttttatcaCTATAAGGCTGATAAGGCTTTctaatactttttcttttaatgtcataATAGGATGTTTGGAATGGTTTTGGAGAAAATTATAATTCCTGAAATCCAGAAGGTGTCAGGACAagttgaaaagaaaatctgtgctGTTGGTATTACAAAAATACTAACAGAATGTCCTCCTATGATGGACACTGAGTACACCAAGCTGTGGTATGTAGTGCACTTCTTCAAGTTCTGTTAGTGAGGCTATTTGATTTTTTGAAAATGAGCTATCATCAGAATACATTCTTCAAATAAACTTCATTGTGATTTCTTCACACCTGCTATTATTATGAGGCGGAGTTTCAGGCTTTTCATACCACTTTCATTTCTCAgcaaataaaactgtattttcaaagcAGGTTTGAGATTTTTGTGATGGAGGTAGCACTGATGGAGGTAGCTAGGACTGCATTTAAGAAAATACACTGCTTGCTTTTAGCTTTCAGTACCAGTTTTGACTTATAACTGTTGTACTAGTCAGGAGACCTGAGCTAGTCTACTTAAAACCTGTCAGAGACTGTAAGACCTTAGCTTGACAGTAGAAGTTTGAGGAAAACTATCTGGGAAGATTGTAAGCCAGTTTAGCAGTCTAGGTGTCAGGTAGCCTGAACTCAATGACAATAACTGGATCTCTGAACTagaactttttttaaatatacttagaGAATAGGTGCAGTCTGGAAAACAATTGCTTTTCTTAGGTATGTTTCATGACAATTCGAcctgataaaaataaatacattgttcATGCTTTTAATATGACCACCTACATTATGCCTCTGAAATGCACAGATTCACAATTCTTCAAGTCCAACTTAGATTGGGTACTTATAATTTCAGTAGCTAAGCAAGTACCTACAAGGGTGTATTTGTAAAGGGTTCCAAGTAATTCGAACATTTTTGCGAAATACACCCTGTCTAACTATATTTTAAGTACTCCAACTTTACCCTTCCCTCTTTACATATAGGACTCCTTTGCTGCAGGCCCTCATTGGCCTCTTTGAACTGCCTGAGGATGACACTATCCCTGATGAAGAACATTTCATTGACATAGAAGATACTCCAGGATATCAGACTGCATTCTCTCAGCTAGCctttgcagggaaaaaagaaCACGATCCTGTAGGTCAAATGGTGAACAATCCTAGAATCCATCTGGCACAGTCTCTTCACAAACTGTCTACAGCATGCCCAGGCAGGGTAGGTGACTTTGATATATAGCATGCTAATGCTAAATTCTGCAGCAAAGTCCTTTTTGGATAATGGCTCTCTTTTGCTAATGTTTGATTATCAGCAAACTGTAGCATGTCATAACCAGAATGCAAGGTATTGCTCTCTTTTATTCTTTAATGGAATAGAGCTTTtgtaagtctttttttttcctggtaaccTTTAGAAAGGCCATATTTTCACATTACTTAATTTAGCAGTAAGCTTAATTATGCCATTTCTTAAATGAATACCCACTTGTTTGTAGATAACTAATAGCTATCTCCACCTCAGCTGTACATACACAGGAAATTTCAGGCGACTCATGTTAAAATTAAGTTTACAGTTAACTATTTTAAACTGTAGCATCTTTGTTTTGTTGAAGATTTTGGTAAGTAAAGATTGCCTGAGAGATCTAGGTTTGCTGCATACAATATCTGCTTTAATAACTGAAGGTTTTCTCTACTCTTTTTTCATACTTGTTTCAGATAAGTAGTATATAAAACTGTCAGCATCAGGAATTGTAATTCCAGCAACTGCTTTCACAATGAAAAACTGCTGCTCTCAGGATGTTGTTTGACTTTGTGCCATATGTTGACACAGTGATTAACAGCTATAGCAGCAGTTTAATGTATACACACATTGACACTTCTGCTCTATCGTATGTTTTAAGGTTCCATCAATGCTGAGTACTAGTCTGAATGCAGAAGCGTTGCAGTATCTCCAAGGATACCTCCAAGCTGCAAGTGTGACACTGCTCTGAATTGCATATATTCCACAAGCAAGATCAAAAGCG includes:
- the CSE1L gene encoding exportin-2, whose protein sequence is MELSDANLQTLTEYLKKTLDPDPAVRRPAEKFLESVEGSQNYPLLLLTLLEKSQENVIKVCASVTFKNYIKRNWRIVEDEPNKICESDRIAIKANIVPLMLSSPEQIQKQLSDAISIIGREDFPQKWPDLLTEMVNRFQSGDFHVINGVLRTAHSLFKRYRHEFKSNELWTEIKLVLDAFALPLTNLFKATIELCSTHANDASALKVLFSSLILIAKLFYSLNFQDLPEFFEDNMETWMTNFHSLLTLDNKLLQTDDEEEAGLLELLKSQICDNAALYAQKYDEEFQPYLPRFVTAIWNLLVTTGQEVKYDLLVSNAIQFLASVCERPHYKHLFEDQNTLTSICEKVIVPNMEFRAADEEAFEDNSEEYIRRDLEGSDIDTRRRAACDLVRGLCKFFEGPVTGIFSGYVNSMLQEYAKNPSVNWKHKDAAIYLVTSLASKAQTQKHGITQANELVNLTEFFVNHIQPDLKSASVNEFPVLKADGIKYIMIFRNQVSKEQLLVSIPLLINHLQAESIVVHTYAAHALERLFTMRGTNNTTLITAAEMVPFVEVLLTNLFKALTLPGSSENEYIMKAIMRSFSLLQESIIPYIPSVITQLTQKLLAVSKNPSKPHFNHYMFESICLSIRITCKANPDAVGSFEEALFMVFTEILQNDVQEFIPYVFQVMSLLLEMHKNEIPSSYMALFPHLLQPVLWERTGNIPPLVRLLQAYLERGANTIASAAADKIPGLLGVFQKLIASKANDHQGFYLLNSIIEHMPPESVDQYRKQIFILLFQRLQNSKTTKFIKSFLVFINLYCIKYGALALQEIFDSIQPKMFGMVLEKIIIPEIQKVSGQVEKKICAVGITKILTECPPMMDTEYTKLWTPLLQALIGLFELPEDDTIPDEEHFIDIEDTPGYQTAFSQLAFAGKKEHDPVGQMVNNPRIHLAQSLHKLSTACPGRVPSMLSTSLNAEALQYLQGYLQAASVTLL